acaagtggggggggggtccaaactaacaattttaaaaagtgggtgggtgttttgtaagaatttaagaaatgtttgtatattttaacttttaaatgcatcaatcaggtgcactttcaaaataaattcaggtcagacttgcttatttttatggaaatacttgtgctgtagcctaagctattttgcacttcagaattataaccatgcacacacagttggaatagttatggtgatattgcaataagttcacaaccacaaaaacatatgctacatttcacagttcaaaaatgttcaaaaatgtgtgtacatttcagcactccatgaaattatgcagaagtggtcacctgtgttattcagctagtttatttaagataatatattggtcattgtaatggccatagcctatagcctacatgctattcctttttcaggatgtacccatatctgcatgatgtgaatgtttgcatatggcttatgtcaggctttatatcaatatttgtgtctcgttatttggttttcttcatatttttgcattaatgtcactaggaagcatgccattataaatatattcatttatctgtaatgggattggctggaacctgacaatataagaaccatgatagtgggataatctatggctgagcaatttacaaaaatgtatgtaggcctactgacaaatagtttacattagaatacattataatttcgccccaatgaggctatgtagaaatgtgttgcaatttcaaaaccggattactcaggaaccacttattgcacagaggcatgctttgtttattgtgatattgggtttgccacgtgttgtgtgaagggttagtgaaaaattaaaccgagagtaatgggtgtgcactgtgtgcaaaatgcaaatatgattagcctaaattgcacgtcggttcaatgttaattttctcgcgaaccatttatcacagaaacttggcgctaatatcattggaatgCTTAGATTCCGCATGTTCACCTGAcgtgtgatatcatatgtataggtttagtttagttgaacctcatctgccaggtatttgacctaccaggttgacacttcagcgtgaaaaatactcaataatactcaaagcataactgaagccggggaaatgcggggggaatgtgcctgggacggcttctgaagtagcatcgcaaatgagagaaaatttagaaaattccacagacagggggtgctcttgaaccctctcaccgtctctgaaagcataaccgtggctcaacaggtagatctatagataggctcatttttcaggcatctgaccaaCCGgattgacacttcagcgtgagaaatcgggagtgtggcgtgtgagtgtgtgaaactaatcaaatgcgtgtgtctcaccacggccaatgtgtgagagttggcagctatgaAGTCATTGTAACCAACCCTGAGAGGAGAAAACCAATCAGCCGCACCACAGACTCCCTGATTCTGAGCTCCAGCGACATGGGGCTACTTTATCCGCAGCAACTGAAACTTTCCCCCGAGTGACCTGGACTAGAGTGACTGCAGACGTCCCTGTAGTGGTTGTGTTCAGTTGGATAGGAACTCCTCCGCTctgctctactctactctagacTTTGTATCGCTTCTAAAGCAACATTAATTTGAAAGAAAGTAACCGTCTGTGGCACCAGTCTGGTCCAGACGTGTGCTGGACTCTGCTGCTCCACCATGGGGAGGCTTTGGTCCTGCTGGACGGGAGCAGGAGCCCTGGTTCAGGCCTCACTGGCAGCCATAACCTCACACacctgttctcacacacacacacacacacatactgttttAGGGCtggttcagtctctctctctctcacacacacatacacacattgcttcagggccgacacacacacacacactctcagtctcacacacacactgctttagGTCCGTCAGCTcagtctcctacacacacacacacacacacacacacacacacacacactgcttagtCTCACACTGCACCTCAGGGGTGCTCGCTAGGAGACCTCACCTACATTCTGCACAGGGGATACTGACAGTCCAGACAGAGCACAACCATTATGTTCTGGAAGCGTTGAGCCTGTAGGCCTCATATGGAAAAAAGCCACAGTCCTGGACTTCATACTTTATTCTAATGTTTTAAGTCACTTtaaataaaagtgtctgctaaacactacaagcataaacacacacatgggtacATCAGATGGTAGTGGCTTCTCTGAGCTACCAATCGGACCACAGCAAAAGTATGTTATGCTTAAGACTTAAGATCAAGcttttctcagatgctttctgctaactgattAAATTCACTTTCTGTTAAACGGAACACTTCTCATTCCTATTACTTTTGGGGGGagtcatggcctactggttagggcttcggcttGTAAGCGGAGGTTTGCcggaaccccgaccagtagtaaggcacctaaccccctcactgctccccgagcaccgctgtagcaggcagctcactgcgtcgggattagtgtgtgcttcacctcgctgtgtgttcactgtgtgctgagtgtgtcactaattcacggatttggataaatgcagagaccaaatttccctcacgggattaaaagagtttatatactatactactattcTTTATACTGTTTATGCCAAAATGTGAGAATCTGTGTGAGTTGCTGGTGGGAGAATGCTGGTTGTGTGCCGGATaatcaaagacagacagaggttTTGTCACAGTAATAATAACCTGTTGAGAGAATGTCTGATGgtcaatgattttttttttcggaCTTTGTTTGGGTTAGCTGTCTATAGTTAAATTTAGTGCAACAGCAACTGGAGGTATGACGAGGCATAAAGTTAGGTTGTTGGCTGTATTCCGGTAATCAGAAGTTGTAATGCACTATTTAAGTGTTCTACTTTGTGTCTTTTATATATTTCAATTATTCACTTTTATGTACttcccttttaaaaaaaaaaaaactttaactatTACCCTTGTATGCCTTTATGTGGCATTGCTCTTTGCTGTTGTTTATATAGAGCACACTGAATTACCCGTGTCTGAAATGCGCTGtgtaaataaacttgccttgccttatATCACTGGTCTACCTCAAAGCAGTTGCCGCAGAGCCACAATAACAGTAAGTTACACTCACATTACTGGCCTACCTTAAACCAGTTCCAATGGAACCACAGTAACAATATGGTATGTTTATATTATAGCTAAAGTATATAATTTCTCAGCGCCATCACTGGCCTACCTCAAAGCAGTTCCAATGAAACCACAGTAACagtatggtatgtttattttatagCTAAAGTATATAATTTCTCAGCGCCATCACTGGCCCACCTCAAAGTAGTTCCAATAGAACTATAGTAACAGTATGTTATGCTTACATCACCGGCCTACCTCAAAGCGGTTGCCGTAGAGCCAGAGTCCGCGCAGGGCCTCCATACGCCAGAGGTCGGAGGGCAGGGAGTGCAGCCGGTTGTCCCCGATCTGCAGTGAGCGCAGGTGGGGCAGGTCGTACAGCTGCTTGGGGAAGCGCTGGAAGTAGTTGCTCTCCACCCAGAGGCAGCGAAGGGCCTGCAGGTTGCGCAGCTCGGGCGGCAGGCTGACCAGCCGGTTGCTGCCCAGGTAGAGGCGCGTGAGGTTGAGCAGCTGGCAGACGCTCAGCGGCACGTCCTCCAGCTTGTTGAAGTCCAGCGCCAGCGTGCGCAGGCCCTGCAGCTGCGTGATGCGGTCGGGCAGGCGCCGCAGACGGTTGCCGCACATGTACAGCTTCTCCAGGTGCGCCAGGGCCAGCACCTGCCGCGGAAGGCGACGGAACTTCCTGTAGCTGAGGTCGAGGACGGGGTCGCCGCTGGCCAGCAGCTCCTCCACTCCCAGCGGAAGctcttcgtcctcctcctcctcctctttctccttcttctcctcctcctcctcctcctcctcttcagtcTTCTTGAtcactttctccttctctccctcctccccctttccttcgccctctccctcttcccctccctccccttttcGAGAAGAGTTACCCATCACTAgcagataatgtgtgtgtgtgcttgtgtgtgcttttctgtgtgtatttcagtatgtgtgtgtgtgtgcgcatgagtgtgtttgcgtgagtttgtttgtgtatgtgtgtgtgtgcgcgtgcgtgagtgtgtgtgtgtgtgtgtgtgtgtgcgtgtgtgtgtgtgcacttgcccTCTCGTCTttcagagtttgtgtgtgtttgtttgtctttctgtctttgtatGTCTACAGTTTGTTTGCTTctcttttggtttttgtgtgggaatgtgtgtgtgtgtgtacttgtcagtgtttgtgtgtaagtgtgtatatatttgtttgtgtgtgccaaaAAAAGCAGTCTGCATGTGTCCGActttgtgtgtattcatgtgagtgagtgcgtatgtttgtgtgtgtatgcacgtgtgtgtgtgtgtgtgtgtgagtgacagagtTAGTCTCAGGACAGGGCTGGAGGACGCTGTGCTCTTTGAGGCCAAGCTGGAGCTGGAGTCTCAGTGGTCAGCTGAGAATGCCCAAGGGAGAGCCTGCCCATGGGGACAGGCATGGTGGCAGCGGCCCCTGTCTATGGAGCTCGGGatccaactcacacacacacagtcctactGTCAGCAAATCCTCACGCACTCTCTCACTAAAGCCATAGCGATCCTTccttgtgacacacacacacttgtttatgCAATTATATTATTATGCTGCCAGTAATACTATAAAGATACAACTAATCGCATTGGTGGTAATAGTAatgataatagtaataatagtagtagtagtagtaatagtagtaataataatagtagtagtaatagtaattataataataacaataataatggtcaaaataataaataataatcttGATTATTTTACACAGAATTATGCCTGAAAGACCAAAACAAACGATTTGTCTCTCATGCAGCTAAACATATGACTGCCAAATATGCGGCTGTGAAGCTGAGGATTCCGCATattgaatccgcagctagcccGCTGAGCCTTCTGGATGTACACAACGCTGACCTTTACAGttctctcaaacttttttttcatCCAAGCTCAGCCTGGTCCACGCGAAGATAGTTCCTGAATAACTAGATAGCCCGCAAGTTCCGCCGACTCGAAACATCCGTGCCCCGGGTTGTTCCTCGAATCGCAGCCAGCCAAATGGGTCGACCGGGACCGAGAAGCAGACTCCCCTGCGCCCGCTGGTGCGACCGCCAAACTGGGATGGCAGAACGCAGTATAGTGACCTGGCCGCCGGCAAAGTGAACCAGCCGGTGGAAGTCCACTCTCCAACAGCAACGCTGACACCAATCTATTATAGCTCCGGCGCAGCTATTACAATGCGTTTTGCTTCTGCAAAACTTCCTTTGACAAATTTGGAAAGAGGTCGGTAGAAATGTAGAAAGTCGTAGTTGCTGAAGATAAGTCCTTTCCGTTCCTCGCGTAATGACAGCTCTCAGCTCGCTAAAGCTGGTCCCGCTTCCTAACCAGTCTCATTTTGGGCTCGGCGTAAAACGTTGCCTAGGACCGGCGCTCTTCCCTAGCAACCGGAACAGGACATTTGAGTCGCTCACGTAAGtcgtatgagagagagagagagagagggagagagagagagagagagagagacatccagGAATGGGAGAAATACTTTCGAGAGGGTTGTCTCAGTTGAACATTCAGCAGCAAATGCATTACAGGCTACATCATCGTTGCTCCTGAATCTTTTGTACGGTACggttagtgtttttttttttttttaacgtttTTATTATTGTATTCATGCTGCTGTATAGATGTGCATCGACTAAGAATTAAAAATATTAACAACCACACTTAAAAGATGTAGCTACTGTATTTGCATGCGCAACCTTGAGATATCTCTTGAGTgcaaaacagacacagataaCGGCCATAACACTGATAGGCTATTTCTACATTAGTAAATTACAGAAAGAGTTCATATGCAGTGAATACAAAAGATAAGTGTTTTGGGATTGAAAAACTATTttgcctcacacaaacacacacctggtgtgtggatgcatgtgacagtgacacacactgatacactcaTGAAGATAtcaccagagacacacacatgtgcctcTGCCCCATGAGAAAACTCTCTGCTACTGCTCATATCCAGTAGAGAGGGACAGGCCAGGAATAGAGTGAACAGCATGCTGTGGTATGAGACAGAACGACAgatagaggaggaaagagagggaggaagggagggagagagatggagggaaaggaagagaaggacaatCATGAGGCAGCagaacaatagatagatagagggaggtagagagggaggcagatagagggagtgagagagggaggcagataGAGAAGGATAATCATGAGACAGCAGAAAGGTTTGACAGGAGGTGAAGCCCCACACTAGCCCAGAATACAGAGTGCCATCTCTCCTCCCAGTgtaccacgcacacacacacacacacacacacacacacacacacacacatgcacacacacacacacacagagacgcatgcacacatactgtaaatgcacacatacagtacacacaaacacacacatgcacgtacacacacacacacacaaacacactcacacacacacacacacacacatgatgcacacgtagacacacacacgcacaaacacacacacacccatgcacgcacgcacatacacacacacacacacatgcactgacacgcatgcacatgcacacatacagacacatgcacacatacacacacagacagacacataaacacacactatggTCTTTGCAGTACAAAAGGTTGAgcaaggtatgtgtgtgtgtgtgtgtgtgtgtctatgtgggaGATTGTGTATTCACATGTTTCAGAGTGCATGGATAGGGAACTGAAGCTTTATCATTGGCCTTAATGTGAGTAGATGAtacctttgtttctctctctctctttctctctctctctgtgtgtgtttagtgcggTGAGGGTCTGACTATGCATCACTGACACACAAATGATTTGTCTTTGTTGAGGATAGACATGAATGCTAAGACAGCTGAGCACAGTATacagtattcacacacacacacacacacacacacacacgcataaacacaaacgtgcgcacacacacacacacacacacacccagcaaacTTTATAGTACTGCAATTCTTCTCGTATATTATGATTGAtgaaaacattattattattattaaaatcatttatttatttgcctgACGGCTTTACAGACTTACAATCTAGGGTTTTACATTATTACTGGGTTACAGTAAGTGCCTCAAGGACACAACAGTGccagccaggaattgaacccacagctTTTCTGGCCACTGCAAGCTAACCCAGCTGttggaattgaacccacagctTTTCTGGCCACTGCAAGCTAACCCAGCTGttggaattgaacccacagctTTTCTGGCCACTGCAAGCTAACCCAGCTCTGTTTAGTTGCTACATTACCATCACCTACTTCATAGGATCTACCATGGTCATTCTTTTCATCTTTTCTATTTCCAGACAAGATTATTGTTGTAAATGATCACAGTGAACTGCAGCAGCATAGTTACCTCAGGCAACCTTCAACCTCCTGTCAGGCAAAGTGCGCCCCCTAGTGTCGCATTGGCGCCACAACCTTTGGTGACGGGGCTGGCAGGGTGAATGACGGGCCGGCTGTGTTGACATCCGGAGGTTTCAGACAGCGCTGCCTGCTGGCCTGACGTGCTGGTGGAGGGGGATGCGTTGTGGTTAGACGCCCTCTGTTGGATGAAATGTGCAGCGCAGAGATAGCTGGGGAGACTGAAACAGACACCCTGGCCATGGCCATGCCCAGCTGTGAGGTCACCAAAGTCCCGacctcatttttttttccaaattcaAAAGGGAATTGCATCTGacatcaacagcagcagcagcttatTTGGATCTACTAGTCTGCTGAGACCAAACACAACACCTTGTCATtttacattacagtttttcttagtCGCTCAGACTCGAACAGTTAGtgtatttctcaaaacaattagagcAAACTGCACTGCAAAGTGCATTACCTGCAAACTACCTGtttattcctcaaaagcaaatatttataCCAATGAAACAACAACTCAAAGTTGGCCTTTACAACATTGTGCAAATATATACCAATATATATAGACACCCCTTGATCAAAGCTGGGCACCACTATACATCTTTCTATAcatctgtttctgtctgtcaggtcacatatatttatatatgctTGACAACTAGTTATGACAGCTAGttcaacacatttgcatgtaaCGACACAAGCGATGAAATAAGGCCAATTTGTTTAACGGGGTAGGTATATTCAGCAGGgaaccagtatagtgcattttgaccaacatgacattagcaattgaaaattaaaacaacagcagatatttgtaggctacaaaatcagttgcatGGAAGTACTAAAGTACTAAAGCCTTGCTATTTGTTCAAGATGGGAAGAAACTTTTGtaatgatgtgcacaagtgataaGATGATACGGAGTTTGAATaaacagttttgagaatttAAGGCTGAGAAATGTGCCAAAGAGAAAAACTACTAAACCTCAGTTGTTTAAACTTTTACTTGGTGTTTAAAGTTTTTCTAAATTCAGAAAAGAGAATTTTCACGACAAGAACACTGCATGTTGACTGGCAGTAGGGTTGGTGTGTATCAGGACTAGATGAGAAAAGAGAATCTCCACCACTGCACTGCATGTTGATTGGTGTGTATCAGGACTAGATGAGAAAAGAGAATCTCTACCACTGCACTGCATGTTGATTGGCTGTAGGGTTGGTGTGTATCAGGACTAGATGAGAAGTGGCCAACAGAGGCTCATAACAGCCATATGTGTCAGAGGTCAGTCCCCGCTGggctctcccctcttctcctctcctctcttctcccctctcctctcctctctcccctctactctcctcctctagtctcctctcctcttctctcccctcctgcaCAACTCTGCCTTTTTCTGTGTAAATAGGGCACAATTAATCAGTTTAAAGGAATTTCATGGTTgcatttgtgtatttttgtgaatgtgtgcgcattttaaaaccaacaaacaaagaaactTTCAAATTAAATTCTGAGATTTTTCCAACAGATTTTTACAAGTGTCTTTGGCCTAAATGTTCTGTGAATTATGTAGTagtcaacaacaacacattgcattttcatatagcgcttttcaaggcacccaaagcaaaccacactaaccaccaccaatgtgtagcacccatctGATGATGCACgacagccattatgcgccagaacgctcaccacacaccagcttgaggtggagagtgagggagtgagtctCCAGAAATCATCTTCACCTGGGGCCTTGTATCATCTATCCCTTGGTAGGAACAAAGGTGATTATTGGATATAataatacaaccccaaatcagaaaaagttgagacgttgtttaaaatgtgaataaaaacagaatctgcaaatctcgtaaactcatatttagttgtaAAAAGACATAGACAACGTTTCAAATGTTGGAAATgataaatttgactatttcatggaaaatatatgttaattttgaatttgataccagcaacacgtttcaaaaaaagttggaacagggtaacaaaatgctggaacagttgtgtaatgataaagacatcaaaggaggaatgtttcacaactaattaaggtaactggcaacatgattgggtatgaaaaagagcatcccagtatatggggagttcatcatctacagcagtggttcttaactggtctggctttgggacccacaatttcccatgtgcATCAAGTCGCGACCCATATATTTCTTTAGCATTCAAGACAACAAATATGGTGAGCTACATGCTAAGACACGCAAAGtgtctgtaggcctatatatttggaacatgctgatgtttggcattacatttgtgaagtcttcaactcctgatgtcacctttcaagtaggctactcgACAGGTTTGTCTTTGACAGGGGTGCTTGGTTTCCATGTGACATTTTAGTTTTGATAGTTTaatgctctcatgtgccagcaatTCACTACACAGTGGGGTTTCTGTCCCATTTTGTTCTCAATTTAAGGGAATCCATATCCTACTTCAAATATTTAGGGTTTTAAGtagttaaccctttaggcgccagaggtttttttccgaaacgatcaattttgacatcttcatttcaaaaggctatatcttaaaagtgataagagatagagactttctgtaaattagagaaatattaaggatgacccaaagtttatgtagagattaaatgtttatatctaatttgcatattatgacgtcatatggtggcggccatcttggattatagaattttcatgaaaagtcgcatgtttgaatgataaaatgcaccacttctttccccccaaaatgtccctcaccttctgtatgctatattgcacaatactgaatgctcaggtaaatagtaagtagtgaacaaactgtgtaaatcattactaataaatggccgaaacaaaccaaatgcatgtagcggtagactggccttttgctgtagagattttccatttactacatacagtaggcactctgattccatgtatggggcacattaTAATTATGgcgataacaataacaatatatttttatttcccttttctggtttactATCTTTAACAATTTCAATGGGAAGGGTGGGCATGCTTCCGTGAACATAGCAAGTTAATTCTAGGAGGAATGCTGCATACGGCGACACAGAGATTTTCTTCCACGGTGCTGAGCAGACATCTGTATTTTGAGAAGTCGTTTAATTTTGACAGGTTTTAAGCTTTAAGCTCTCATTCGCCAGAACATCGCCGCAAATCACACATTGTGGGTGGTCGTGGTTATCTTTAACTTGGCAAGTGAATGCATATTTCAGAAATTCTTTCTGATAAAGCCGACGCGCCGtttgttcttttttattctCACCGGCCTGTAGACTTGTCCCATCTGAGGATCACGGAGGAGTAGACGCACTGGTAGATGGCACTTCAGAGCTTTTGTTCAATTTTTTAAGCAGCCACCTGTCCATTTTGGCTAGTAGGCTACCtatgtcttttgttttgttttacttaaAATAGCGGGAACAAGTTGAGTTTGCATAGTGGGAACAGATAGTTATTTGTTTCTATCAGCGGACCAGTAGCCCATAGGCTGAACCAGATCTCGTTGAAAGACgaaaacatttctctctcttctcttaaatgtgtgtaaataagaaaaaggcagaaaaggCCAATATTATTTTCCTTTGTTTCACCTAATAATAATTTCAGACTGAATACAGAAAATAATTGGCGACCCCACGGAAGTTTTTGGCGACCCCTAGTTTAAGAATCACTGGCATAGAGGGCACTCCATAATGATGCCTTTTTCCAATGGAAGGGCACAAATAGGGAACGTCAAGTATAGACAATTTTAAAGGtagtatcagcgatttcaggcccaaaaaaggcccaaacataaatgatcacattcatctaatctttcctaacgatctgcagcagctgcctgccccataagcaggccgtcaaaaaaacggtgtctctgtaggcatcctaggctccgagatctgtacagaAAAACAATTgttaccaacaagggttggcaatccctcaaaggcaaaataaagtgtttcaaccaatagtGCGTTTAGGAGAGCTTTAGTtgtatgggagggagggggaaggagtagcgagctagcactctgttttgtttgaacatcaacagaagtgacgtatccccgctatcgctgatacaacctttaagggaCACCTTATCCACAAGTTTCCTGGGGTGGTTGCTGGGGAAACGTTTGTGAAACTTTTGTGGGCAACACTTCCGGTGGAATTGTGTGGCCGTCCACTGCACCTGATGCCTCAGCTATGTATTTTGCTGATCAGCTGTCAGGCTAATCGCATCGCTGTTTTGTCACGTTGTTGCTgaataatattatgtttttaaaAAGCTCGGGAACAACGTGTGCCGTTTGAGGATGTACTTACAACCGCACAAAACTAAATTATTGGGTGAACAAAGCATGGTTCGTGCCAGAGATGTAGCTACAGCTGCTAGCAAGAGACTGTCACCTCATCtgagaaatgaaaacaaacGTCCCCTTGTTACAGTAGACTTTTCGGCGTTTATAAACCTGACACTTTTATACATTTTCATCATGTTACTCTCGTTAGTACTATCATTACTGATACTGACCTTCCACAGTATTGCTGCTGCATGACTAAACAGGAGCTTTTTAGGTTCGTTATTACCATCGTAAGACACGGAGTCAACAAAGTATGCATAAATGCTGCCATACGTTATCCTAGGCAATTTTTTAACTTAGTCGCACTTAACttcattcgttcatttgatattcaattgagaatcaaaaacgaaaaaaataaaaaatgacttgttatttcattatttgtttatgaatgtgatacaaacaaacaaataacacgtTGTTTTCCAGGCTTTTGATTTCATGGTCAGATCAAAAGTATAACGTTTAAAAAATGGCTTCAGAGccaaaactgattttgatatttatttgttCCGATTTCTGTGACCTGGAAGTCTATCACTTTCTTGGTCTAGACCTGTCAGTGCTCAGTGTTGCCAATTTAGTGACTTTGTTACTAGATTTAGCGACTAATTTTGGCCATCCCATAGCGACAGAAAATATTGTCTAACAACTATAGCGAGAAATTGGGCGACTTGCGCAACGATGGCAAACTCGGTTTCATTGAATCAACAGAAAATCCTCTCCCTtctcatgcctgtttcgttTATGAACATCGCGTTCGCCCAAAGCGTTGCCCCATGATTATAgaagtaatgactggcctaggctatgtagtatcagcccatgttaggGAAGTAGGCCTAGATGTTAGATCTATCAGCTCAGATCGTTATTTGTCGCCAACGTCATTGGAAGGCAGCCAGCTGCCGTAGCCTTCTGGTGAAATTACACCAAAGACAGTAGCTATGACAGGGAAATAGGGACACACATCGTTCAACAAGTACATTGATCAAAGGAAAGAGgggctacaacttcattcacaaacaGAGCAAATAATTTAAATCGAGCCATAG
This DNA window, taken from Alosa sapidissima isolate fAloSap1 chromosome 11, fAloSap1.pri, whole genome shotgun sequence, encodes the following:
- the LOC121724653 gene encoding leucine-rich repeat-containing protein 10B, encoding MGNSSRKGEGGEEGEGEGKGEEGEKEKVIKKTEEEEEEEEEKKEKEEEEEDEELPLGVEELLASGDPVLDLSYRKFRRLPRQVLALAHLEKLYMCGNRLRRLPDRITQLQGLRTLALDFNKLEDVPLSVCQLLNLTRLYLGSNRLVSLPPELRNLQALRCLWVESNYFQRFPKQLYDLPHLRSLQIGDNRLHSLPSDLWRMEALRGLWLYGNRFEEFPRVLLRMEGLEILDLDKNKISEFPSLSHLPNLRLFSYDHNPTEGPPKVSEEVFLVGEGAQEELEARERRIERRRQREQEREEEEAAAAAGSTEEPAIHGILKNAGSAPGSKATNGGCVPNGHPTTDGGGGGGQEEEEGVEFGEGELEYEEGLEYEREEFSCEGEVFDYERAALEYERAGLDYEYEEEDEPPQVMRRGT